A genomic stretch from Limanda limanda chromosome 11, fLimLim1.1, whole genome shotgun sequence includes:
- the sall3a gene encoding sal-like protein 3, producing the protein MSRRKQAKPQHLKSEEEPALAGVISEHARGDVLEDADSGNESRSGSEETHVCEKCCAEFFKWSDFCEHLKSCTKNPLVLIVNDNEDTPIPSQEYPTEPSPVPSCPSEQTDSEDPREGNHSSAGEGDDVPETATLNGVNVLEKEDEQMELELSPEKMMDTEERDLTSPEPDATLPQLNDVVPSTVTNYAMPSTNVTLETLHGTRVAVAQFSQSVRAAAGTGVSTMAIPMILDQLMALQQQQIHQLQLIEQIRSQVALMNRQSASQPALNHHHSNAAGNQGPLSSCVPPVASQLQLHNFITPPVHQMPVRLPATLNGQGSSTLTSAIDGPLSQTPHSGSQQSNSSIPNTSSNNSTYPQPSGTGLSSLISSCSSSIASTSPLSLNHSSLMSSASNLPLMPHSSSSSVIFPNPLASIAATANALDPLAALMKHRKGKPPNVSVFDTKPSSEDPFFKHKCRFCAKVFGSDSALQIHLRSHTGERPFKCNICGNRFSTKGNLKVHFQRHKEKYPHIQMNPYPVPEYLDNVPTSSGIPYGMSLPPEKPVTTWLDSKPVLSTCPTSVGLQLPPTLPSMMGGFSESLSLTPLNRSPQRPSPPSSECASLSPNIIIDSGMTTTSPSPKPSIGSDEPPLLKPEGVLLPPSCSSRPGENTSTTTSVTQVVLSATVTSTTSSNSGQITEPINSPNSVSNSVCHPVLPMLSDQFKAKFPFGGLLDSMQTSETSKLQQLVENIDKKMTDPNQCVICHRVLSCQSALKMHYRIHTGERPFKCKICGRAFTTKGNLKTHFGVHRSKPPLRVQHSCPICQKKFTNAVVLQQHIRMHMGGQIPNTPLPESLQDMETDLSFDEKSLDAMSSYDDDLLDEMEQAMEDEVDLREGEMDPSKPYSPGISPPPSIISSIAAMENQMKMIDSTSNMSRSFGLRPTQNGSSFGGETDCFTTDSLSALGDAEGQSLGSPALSESSGSMQHLSPAHSHFESQRSPTTLNNNNNSSAMAVEEGQENNTAGLATVKSEKSETPSPLSATEGTGALDLTATQHGRHFIKEESHFNMLFLNRDRGLSTPSLASTASNMVKMEMNGHGKSVSLSDNSHLPMSIQVPAAAPHTTMSPSINPMLAPPPPRRTPKQHNCHSCGKNFSSASALQIHERTHTGEKPFACSICGRAFTTKGNLKVHMGTHMWNNAPARRGRRLSVENPMALLGGDAMKFSEMFQKDLAARAMNVDPGFWNQYAAAITNGLAMKNNEISVIQNGSITQLPVSLGGTGITSLGAMPGGMDRVHTGGSPSMIRMEKAGLEVGASRPFARFMEENKEIGIN; encoded by the exons atgtcccGACGCAAGCAAGCCAAGCCGCAGCACCTCAAGTCGGAAGAGGAGCCCGCGCTAGCAGGGGTGATCTCCGAGCACG CCCGAGGTGATGTGCTGGAGGATGCCGACAGCGGGAATGAGAGCCGCAGCGGCAGTGAGGAGACCCATGTATGTGAGAAGTGTTGCGCTGAGTTCTTCAAGTGGTCAGACTTCTGTGAACATTTAAAGAGCTGCACCAAGAACCCCCTGGTGCTCATAGTGAATGACAATGAGGACACACCCATCCCCTCCCAGGAGTACCCTACAGAGCCCTCCCCTGTACCCAGCTGCCCTAGTGAGCAGACTGACAGCGAGGACCCCAGGGAGGGCAACCACAGTTCTGCTGGTGAGGGGGATGATGTCCCAGAGACAGCAACCTTAAATGGGGTTAATGTCCTAGAAAAGGAGGATGAGCAGATGGAGCTGGAGCTTTCTCCTGAAAAAATGATGGATACTGAAGAGAGAGATTTGACATCCCCTGAGCCAGATGCCACCCTACCTCAGCTCAACGATGTCGTCCCCTCCACTGTTACAAACTATGCCATGCCAAGCACCAATGTTACCTTGGAGACTCTTCATGGCACCCGGGTTGCAGTGGCCCAATTTTCACAGAGTGTAAGGGCAGCAGCAGGCACTGGGGTCTCCACCATGGCTATCCCCATGATCCTGGACCAGCTGATGGCCCTCCAACAGCAGCAGATACATCAGCTGCAGCTGATAGAGCAAATACGCAGTCAGGTGGCTCTGATGAACAGACAGTCTGCCTCACAGCCTGCTCTCAATCACCATCACAGCAATGCTGCTGGAAACCAGGGGCCTTTGTCCTCCTGTGTCCCCCCTGTTGCTAGTCAACTTCAACTACACAACTTCATCACCCCTCCTGTCCATCAGATGCCTGTTAGGTTGCCAGCCACTCTCAATGGTCAAGGGTCTTCAACCTTGACCTCAGCAATAGATGGGCCTCTCTCTCAGACACCACATAGTGGCAGTCAGCAGTCTAACTCTTCAATCCCCAACACATCCTCAAATAATTCAACATATCCCCAGCCCAGTGGCACTGGTTTGTCATCTCTTAtttcctcctgctcatcctccaTCGCA TCCACCAGCCCTCTCTCACTCAACCACAGTAGCCTCATGAGCTCGGCCTCCAATCTACCACTGATGCCTCACAGCTCATCCAGCAGTGTTATCTTCCCCAACCCCCTGGCCAGCATAGCAGCCACAGCCAATGCGCTTGACCCCCTCGCTGCTCTGATGAAGCACCGCAAGGGGAAGCCTccaaatgtgtctgtgtttgacaCTAAGCCCAGCTCCGAGGACCCCTTCTTCAAGCATAAGTGTCGGTTCTGCGCCAAGGTGTTTGGCAGTGACAGCGCCCTACAGATCCACCTGCGTTCCCACACTGGAGAGAGGCCCTTCAAGTGCAACATATGTGGCAACCGTTTCTCCACCAAGGGGAATCTGAAAGTCCACTTCCAGAGGCACAAAGAGAAATACCCACATATTCAGATGAACCCCTACCCTGTGCCAGAGTATCTGGACAATGTACCCACAAGCTCAGGCATCCCATATGGCATGTCTTTGCCCCCAGAAAAACCTGTAACCACATGGCTAGACAGCAAACCTGTCCTCTCTACTTGTCCCACCTCAGTCGGACTCCAGTTGCCTCCCACACTGCCGAGTATGATGGGAGGTTTTAGTGAATCCCTGAGCCTCACTCCACTCAACAGGTCTCCTCAGAGGCCATCTCCACCCTCAAGCGAGTGTGCATCTTTGTCCCCTAATATCATCATTGACTCTGGCATGACCACTACTTCACCCTCCCCGAAACCCAGCATAGGGAGTGATGAACCCCCTCTCTTGAAACCTGAAGGTGTTCTCTTGCCCCCAAGCTGCTCCTCCAGGCCAGGAGAGAACACCTCCACCACGACTTCAGTAACTCAAGTGGTTCTTTCTGCTACTGTCACTTCCACAACTTCATCCAACAGTGGCCAGATCACTGAACCAATCAATAGCCCAAACTCTGTTTCAAACTCTGTCTGCCACCCTGTCCTTCCCATGCTTTCAGACCAATTTAAGGCCAAGTTTCCTTTTGGCGGACTCCTAGACTCTATGCAAACCTCCGAGACATCGAAGTTACAGCAGCTTGTTGAAAATATTGACAAGAAGATGACTGACCCAAATCAGTGTGTCATCTGTCATCGTGTTTTGAGTTGCCAGAGTGCACTCAAGATGCACTACCGTATCCACACTGGTGAGAGGCCTTTCAAATGCAAGATTTGTGGGCGTGCATTCACCACCAAAGGAAATCTAAAAACACACTTTGGTGTCCATAGGTCCAAACCCCCACTTCGGGTTCAGCACTCCTGCCCTATATGTCAGAAAAAGTTCACCAATGCTGTcgtgctgcagcagcacatccGTATGCACATGGGAGGACAAATCCCCAACACCCCGCTTCCTGAAAGCCTCCAGGATATGGAGACTGACCTCTCCTTTGACGAGAAGAGCTTAGATGCGATGAGTAGTTATGACGACGATCTTCTGGATGAAATGGAGCAGGCCATGGAGGATGAAGTTGActtgagagagggagaaatggaCCCATCAAAACCGTATTCACCTGGGATTTCCCCACCACCTTCCATCATCTCCAGCATTGCTGCAATGGAGAACCAGATGAAGATGATCGACTCCACTTCCAATATGAGCCGTTCTTTCGGTCTAAGGCCTACGCAGAACGGCAGCAGCTTTGGAGGAGAGACTGATTGTTTTACTACTGATTCCCTGTCTGCGTTGGGAGATGCTGAAGGTCAAAGCTTGGGGAGCCCTGCTTTGTCAGAGTCCTCTGGCTCAATGCAGCATTTGTCCCCGGCTCACAGCCACTTTGAGAGCCAGCGATCCCCAACTACActcaacaataataacaacagcagTGCCATGGCAGTAGAGGAGGGCCAGGAGAACAATACAGCAGGCTTGGCAACAGTGAAGTCCGAAAAATCAGAGACCCCATCTCCTCTTTCTGCTACTGAAGGCACCGGGGCCCTTGACCTGACTGCCACTCAACATGGCAGGCACTTTATCAAGGAGGAGAGCCACTTCAACATGCTGTTTCTAAATAGGGATCGAG GGCTGAGCACTCCTAGTTTAGCCAGCACTGCATCAAACATGGTCAAAATGGAAATGAACGGACACGGGAAGTCAGTGTCTCTGAGTGACAACTCTCACCTACCCATGAGCATCCAGGTTCCAGCTGCAGCACCACACACCACCATGAGCCCCAGCATCAACCCCATGTTGGCTCCGCCGCCTCCACGACGCACTCCTAAGCAGCACAACTGTCACTCCTGTGGGAAGAATTTTTCTTCGGCCAGTGCTCTGCAGATCcatgagcgcacacacactggGGAGAAACCCTTCGCCTGCTCCATTTGTGGAAGGGCTTTCACCACAAAGGGCAACCTGAAG GTTCACATGGGAACACACATGTGGAACAACGCTCCAGCTCGAAGGGGTCGGCGACTGTCTGTAGAGAATCCCATGGCCCTGCTGGGCGGGGATGCCATGAAGTTCAGCGAGATGTTCCAGAAGGATCTGGCAGCCCGGGCCATGAATGTTGACCCGGGTTTTTGGAACCAGTACGCAGCCGCCATCACCAATGGGCTGGCCATGAAAAACAATGAGATCTCTGTGATCCAAAATGGGAGCATCACCCAGCTGCCCGTGAGCCTTGGCGGTACAGGCATCACTTCGTTGGGAGCCATGCCTGGAGGAATGGACCGTGTTCACACGGGGGGCAGCCCTTCAATGATAAGAATGGAAAAGGCTGGTCTGGAAGTAGGGGCTAGCCGCCCCTTTGCAAGATTTatggaggaaaacaaagaaatcgGGATCAATTAA